The nucleotide sequence CGCCGGAAGTCTTTGCCGAAGCGGTCGGTACGAGCGGGTTCGCGCCGACCGCACTGGCGGTTCATCCCAAAACGGGCGAGCTGTTCGTGAGCATCGGCGGGCGCGGCACTCGTGGCGGCGTCTACCGGATCACTTTCGATAAAGGGGAAGCGCATCCGAAGCCGCTGCCGGTTGCGAAACGGTCGCTGGATTACGCCAAGGCAAGCGCGGAACAGTGGCTCACGGCCGCGGAGCCGAATCCCCGGAAACCAGCGAATACCGCCGAAGACTTGAGGAAGCGCCGACACGCTCTCGAAATGATGGCGCGCTACCGCGAGAAAATGTCGTGGAGCGACGCCCTCATCGACGCCGTTAAATCGAACCTGGCTTCGGCCGATCCGCTGATGCGCGCCGCAGCCGCTCGCGCCGCGGTCGCACTGGCGATCCCCGTCGGTGACGTGCCGAACAACGCGCCGCCGACCGCGGCGCAAATCGCGGTCGCGCTCGTCACTGCACCTGATGAACCCGTGTGGGCAATCAAAGTTGCTCTCGGGGTATTCGACAACACAAAAGCGACAGAGAACGAGTTGATCGCCGCGATGCGTATCGTTCACCTCGCCCACGGCGATTTGACGGCGAAAGACAGCGTGGGCACCGTGTGGGAGGGGTATACACTTCGCGATGAGATCCCAAAAGAGTTGGCTCGTCAACTCCGTGCCGGTCTCACAGAGCGGGTGCGCAAGTCTACTCAACAGCACGTCGAGCTCGAAACGGGGCGCCTGTTCGCGATTCTGGGCGGTGAGTTCGATCCCCCCGCGCGCTGGGCGACGCTCGACCGGATCCGAAAGGACAGTGACCCGGTCGACGACTTCCATTACCTCATCGCGGCCGCACGCACGAGTTCCAAATTCGTTTCGCCGAGAACCGATGAACTCGCCACCGCACTACTCGGCCTTCAACAGAAGGTGAAATCGCGCGGGGTGCCCCTGGACCGCCACTGGCCGCTGCGCTTCGATGAGATCCTGACCCGGTTCGGGAACAACTGGCACAAGTTGAACGAAGCGGTCGTCGATCACGGGGAGTTCGGCCGCCCCGAACACGCCGCGCTCGTTCGCCCACTGAAACTGGACGCGGACGATGCCACGAGACGGTTCGTGCTGAGTGCCGCCAAAGACAGACGCTACGACTGGACGCCCGGCGTCGTGGAGTTCCTCGCCCGTGTGCCGCGCGCGAACGTGGACCGGTTGCTGCTCGACTTGTGGGAGCGCCCCGGCTTAGAGGATGCGGTGTTGCGCGTGCTGGCACACGATCCGCGCGACACCGACCGCCCCAAGTTCGTCGTCGGACTGAAAGCACTCGACCCGGGCCTCGTGCGCATCTCGGCCGATGCCCTTGCTAAACTCCCCACAACCGACACCAAAGACGTGTGCGTCGCCGCGATTCGTGCGCTGCGCCGATTCCCCGATGCGAAGGCCGACGCCGGTACGCGCGCGGCGCTCTTCACGTTCCTTCAGAAGCACACCCGCGACAAGGTCGAATCGACCGAAAAAGCCTGGGCCGCGTGGCTCGTGAAGCAGCACCCGGACGCGGCGAAGGCACTCGACGCCAACGACGGGTTTGACGCGACCGCCTGGCAGAAGCGGGCCGCGGGCATCGTGTGGACCGCGGGCGACGCCGAGCGCGGGCGCGCTGCGTTCGCGAAGGCGACCTGTGCGGCGTGTCACGACGGCGGGCGCGCGATCGGGCCGTCGCTGCTCGGCATCACGAAGCGCTTCAGCCGCGACGACCTGCTCACGGCCATCCTTCAGCCGAACAAGGACGTGCCGCCGCGGTACCGCCCCGTGCGCGTGACGACCACGAACGATACGAGCTACACCGGCATCATCGTGTACGAAGCGACCGACGGCGTGATTCTGCAAACCGGCGCGGACACCACCGTGCGCATTGCGGGGACCGACATCGCGTCCAAGAAGCTGGTCGACGTGTCACTGATGCCCGCCGGGTTGCTCGACAAACTTACGGACGCCGAAATCGCCGACCTGCTGGCGTACCTGGGCACGCTCGCGGAACCGAAACCGAAGTGAGCCTCCTTTTGTTGTGTTGAAACCTTGCGAACGGCGCGGCGTAAGCCCGCCGTAGTGCTAAAACCACCGGCGGGCTTACGCCGCGCCGTTCGCTCGCGCCATGATTTCAGCACCACAAGTCTCTCCCGGAAGCAGTCTACCCCGAGGTTCTTTCTCATGCGTCGAATCGCTGCCCTACTGCTCGCACTCTTGTCTCCTTCCATCGCGCCGGCCGCGCCGCCGGAGTTTCGCGCCGGCGCCTACGCAATGGACGTCACGCCGGAGAAGTTCCCCGTTTCCGTGAACGGCGGGTTCAGTGACCGCAAGGCGAACTCCGCACACGACCCGCTCCACGCGCGCTGCCTCGTACTTGATGACGGCAGCACGAAGCTCGCCATCGTGGTCGTGGATAGCTGCGTGATCCCGCGCGAACTCATGGACGAAGCCAAGCAACTCGCCGAGAAGAAGACCGGCATCCCCGCGACAAACGTGCTCGTCTCGGCCACCCACACGCACACCGCGCCGACCGTCGCGAGCGTGTTCGGCAGCGAGGCCGAGCGGGACTACTCTAAGTTCCTCGCGCGTAAGATCGCCGAGGGCATCGAGCACGCGCACAAGAACCTTGTGCCGGCGAAAGTCGCGTGGGGCGTGGGCGAGGAACCGAATCAGGTGTTCAACCGCCGGTGGAAAATGAAACCGGGCGTGAAGAACCTCGACCCGTTCGGCAGCGAAACCGGCCGAGTGAAGATGAACCCGCCCCGCGCGAGTATGGACCTCCTCGAACCCGCGGGGCCGACCGACCCGCGCGTGACGGTCATGTCGCTGCGGACCGCCGACGACAAGCCGCTCGCACTGTTCGCGAACTACTCGCTGCACTACGTCGGCGACATGCCGGCGCTCTCCGCGGACTACTTCGGCGTGTTCGCGGACCTCGTCGGGCAAAAGCTCAAAGCCGGCAAGGGGTTCGTCGGGGTGCTCTCGAACGGCACCAGCGGCGACGTGAACAACATCAACTTCCGCGAGCCCGCGCCCAAGCTCCAGCCCGGCGAGCAATCGCGCGTCGTCGCGGACGCCGTTGCTACCGCCGCGGTGAAGGCGCTGGGCAAAGCCGAATACAGCAGCCGCACCCACTTGCAAATCGCCACGAAGGAAATCGAACTCGGGGTCCGCAAGCCGACGCCCGACGAGATAAAGCGCGCGGTGGCGATTCTGGACAAGGCGAAGGGGCGCGAGTTGAAGACCGCCGAGGAAACCTACGCCCACGAGACGGTGCAGATGGCACGGTACCCCGACAAACTGAAGGTTCCGCTCCAAGTCATGGTGATCGGCAGTTCCGCAATCGTCGCGATCCCGTGCGAGGTGTTCACCGAGATCGGTCTGGCTATCAAAAAGAACAGCGCGCTCAAAACGACCTGCGTCGTGTCCCTGGCGAACGGCTACTTCGGCTACTTGCCCACGCCCGCCCACCACGAACTCGGCGGCTACGAAACCTGGCGTGCCCGCTCGAGTTTCCTGGAAGTCGATGCGTCCGTGAAGATCGAGAAAGCGATCGGCGAGTTGTTGAAGGACGTACTGGTGAAGTGAAAAACACAACCGGCCGGTCGCGGGACACGCGAGTGGAGCGGATCTTCCGCAACCTCCTCGAATGACTCACGACCGACCGGAAGTTATGGGGATCGCGGTTCCGGCCGCGGTCCACCTGCCTCTTCTGTTCCAGCCCCGTTTCATCTCTTCGGCGGTGCCGGTTGAGAACAAAAGAAGTTAAAGCACGCCCCGTGCCAATCGCGAAAACGCGCTTCGCTCGTCCGCGCGGCGGCCCCTGCTCGGACCGTGCGCACGGTCAATAGGAAAAAAGGTGGAAAGAACTGCGTTTGGCGGTGTAGGAATTACAACTAATCATGCCTCACCGAGCAAAATCTTCACACTTCGTACCCGACGTGCGGAAGGACGCACAGGGCTTCCGCCGTGTGCTACGGAAGACGGCCCCTCCGGGGCGAAGACCAAAATCATCTTTCGACGCAGAGCCAGTAGGCAACGCTAAGCAGCTCGGCTTGGGGCGAAGGCAAGAACCGCTGAATGCCTTCCGCCCCGGAGGGGCTGGCGTTCGTAGCACACGGCGGAAGCCCTGTGCATTCTTTGCTCACCGCACCAAAATGACGCGCACGTCCATCACGTTGGTTCCCGTTAGCCCGCTGCGGATCAAACCGCCGACGCGCTCGAACAAATGATACGCATCGTGTCGCTGGACAAAGTCGTCCGCCGTGATTTTTTGTTCCGCGAGCGCGGCGAGGGTGGCCGAATCCGCGACCGCACCGGCCGCGTCGGTGGGGCCGTCCTCACCATCGGTTCCGCCGCTCAGCACGGTCACACCTTCCATCTCGGCACCGAGTTTCGCCACCAGCGCGGCCACGAATTCGAGGTTGCGCCCGCCCTTCCCCGCGTGCGCGCCAAGTGTCACCGTCGTTTCTCCTCCGAGCAGCACACACGCGGGCGCGGGGATTGGCGCCGTATCGCGTTTGATGCTGCGCACGATGCCGGCAACCGCGGTCGCCACGTGTCGCGTTTCCCCCTCAACGAACGACCCGAGATCGAGCACGCGGTAGCCCAACTCTTCCGCCTTCCGTTTCGCCGCATCGAGGGCGACGCGGTTGCTCCCGATCACGCGATTCTGCACGCAGGCGGGGACCGACTTGAGCGTTTCGGGGAACTCGCCACGCGCCCCGGCTTCGAGGTGATGCAACACAGCGGAAGGCGCGGAAGTGCTCAGGTCGTACTTCCTCAGCACTCGGAGTGCGTCCGCAAACGTGGTCGGGTCGGGCGCGGTCGGTCCGGACGCGATCACGTCGAGCGGGTCGCCCACCACGTCCGAAACGATGAGCGCCAGGAGCAACTTCCCGCGAAACGCCTCCGCGAGCCGCCCGCCCTTCACGCGCGACAGGTGCTTGCGCACGCAGTTCATCTCATCAATGGTGGCGCCGCAGCGGTGTAACAGCTTCGTGACCGCGAGCTTGTCCGCGAGCGACACACCCTCCACCGGCGCGGGAAGAAGCGCGGACCCGCCGCCGGAGAGCAGGCACACCGCGACGTCGTCCGGCCCCGCGCTCTGGAGGAGCCGCAACATCTCCTCCGCGCCCGCGACGCCCTCGGCGGTCGGTTCGTTCACCCCCTGTGGTCGCGCCGGGTGTAGCCGGATGCGTTTGAGAGGCGCGGTCATTCCGGCCGGGACGTTAAGCAGCCCTTCCACACGATCCAGCCGGTCCGTGAGTGCGTCTTCTAAACCCGCTGCCATTCCGGGACCGGCCTTCCCCGCACCCACGACCAAAATGCGCGGCGCCGAGCGAATCGCGGGTTCTACTTCCAGCGCCGCGCGAACGAGGGGCTCGGGGCGGACGGCGTCGACCGCGGCGGTCCAGATCGCGAGGGCGCGTTCACGTGACATGGCTTCACTCCTGGCGCTCGATTCGTGCTGCTACAATAGGGGTAACACCGGAAAGGAACCGCGATGAAGTTCGACCTGCACATGCACACCGCGCGTCACTCGCCCGACGCCGATAGTGACCCTTTTGAACTGGTGAGCGCCGCGATCGAGGCCGGACTGGACGGAATCGTCATCACCGAACACGACTTCCAGTGGCCCGAGGAGGAATTGGAGGAGCTCCGCAAGTTCGCGCCGCAACTGGTCATCCTCGCCGGGCTCGAAGTGACCGGGCGCGGCGGTGACATGCTGTGCTACGGCCTCACCAACACGTCCGCGGTGCCAAAGGGGATCGCGTGGCCGGAACTGTGCCGCGAGGTTCACCGCCAGGGCGGGGCGTGCGTGGCCGCGCACCCCAACCGGTGGGGGCAGCCGTTCGAGAAGATCCTCGCGGAGCAGAAACCGGAGCTCGACGGCATCGAAGTCATGTCGAACAACATGGACCCGGACCTGCGCGCGCGGGCCGCGATACTGCTGGAGAAGTACCCTCACTTCGCCCAGCTCGGGAACAGCGATTCGCACCAGCCGTACACCGTCGGGTGTTGCTGCACGGATTTCGACGCGGACATCCGCACGAACGCGGACCTTGTGGCCGCGATTCGGGGAAAAAAGGGCATCGCAAAGGTGAACGATGGGCACCGAACGTGAGAAAATGCTCGCGGGCGAACTGTACGACCCGCTCGACGCGGAACTCGCGCGCCTCCGCGTGCGCGCCCGCGATTTACTCGCGGACCTGAACGCGACCCGCGAGGCAGACGAGGCCGTGCGCCGGCGCGTGCTCCGCGAGTTGCTCGGATCGGGCGGCGACACGGTCTGGCTCCAGCCGCCGTTCTACTGCGATTACGGCAGCAACATCCACCTCGGCGAGAAGGTCTTCTTCAACTTCAATTGCGTGCTCTTGGATGTGTGCGAGATCCGTATCGGCGCTCGCACGCTGGTCGGCCCCGCGGTCCAAATCTACGCGGCCACGCACCCGCTCGATGCGGAACTGCGAAAGACCCGCGAGTTCGGCAAACCGATCACGATCGGTTCGGACGTGTGGATTGGAGGTGGGGCGATCATCTGCCCGGGCGCGACCATCGGCGACCGCACGGTCATCGGTGCCGGTAGCGTGGTGACGGGGCACATCCCCGCGGGCGTGATCGCGGTCGGGAACCCGTGTCGCGTGGTGCGGGAGATTTCGTGAGCCAGAACGC is from Gemmata palustris and encodes:
- a CDS encoding DUF7133 domain-containing protein; protein product: MTAVLLLLSASAAAPPAPVTDLKLPPGFTAKLYADNPVAPDTYTMTIDDAGRVLIAGRGYVRVLVDDDNDGCADRAVDLIDGLKDGPMGLLAEGDSLFVVGDGGLKRYRGYNGRDKLKGLPETILALKTAGEHDAHAVRRGPDGWLYLLCGNMAGVRKTTITDARSPVRDPIAGVLVRISPDFKSVEVVADGFRNPYSFDFNRDGEPFTYDSDNERCVGLPWYEPCQFYHIVPGGNYGWRAPQRAQTWRKPPYFPDVVPPVCTLGRGSPTGVACYLHSQFPKKYQGGFFLADWTFGRIHHVPLAANNSTYTGAPEVFAEAVGTSGFAPTALAVHPKTGELFVSIGGRGTRGGVYRITFDKGEAHPKPLPVAKRSLDYAKASAEQWLTAAEPNPRKPANTAEDLRKRRHALEMMARYREKMSWSDALIDAVKSNLASADPLMRAAAARAAVALAIPVGDVPNNAPPTAAQIAVALVTAPDEPVWAIKVALGVFDNTKATENELIAAMRIVHLAHGDLTAKDSVGTVWEGYTLRDEIPKELARQLRAGLTERVRKSTQQHVELETGRLFAILGGEFDPPARWATLDRIRKDSDPVDDFHYLIAAARTSSKFVSPRTDELATALLGLQQKVKSRGVPLDRHWPLRFDEILTRFGNNWHKLNEAVVDHGEFGRPEHAALVRPLKLDADDATRRFVLSAAKDRRYDWTPGVVEFLARVPRANVDRLLLDLWERPGLEDAVLRVLAHDPRDTDRPKFVVGLKALDPGLVRISADALAKLPTTDTKDVCVAAIRALRRFPDAKADAGTRAALFTFLQKHTRDKVESTEKAWAAWLVKQHPDAAKALDANDGFDATAWQKRAAGIVWTAGDAERGRAAFAKATCAACHDGGRAIGPSLLGITKRFSRDDLLTAILQPNKDVPPRYRPVRVTTTNDTSYTGIIVYEATDGVILQTGADTTVRIAGTDIASKKLVDVSLMPAGLLDKLTDAEIADLLAYLGTLAEPKPK
- a CDS encoding neutral/alkaline non-lysosomal ceramidase N-terminal domain-containing protein translates to MRRIAALLLALLSPSIAPAAPPEFRAGAYAMDVTPEKFPVSVNGGFSDRKANSAHDPLHARCLVLDDGSTKLAIVVVDSCVIPRELMDEAKQLAEKKTGIPATNVLVSATHTHTAPTVASVFGSEAERDYSKFLARKIAEGIEHAHKNLVPAKVAWGVGEEPNQVFNRRWKMKPGVKNLDPFGSETGRVKMNPPRASMDLLEPAGPTDPRVTVMSLRTADDKPLALFANYSLHYVGDMPALSADYFGVFADLVGQKLKAGKGFVGVLSNGTSGDVNNINFREPAPKLQPGEQSRVVADAVATAAVKALGKAEYSSRTHLQIATKEIELGVRKPTPDEIKRAVAILDKAKGRELKTAEETYAHETVQMARYPDKLKVPLQVMVIGSSAIVAIPCEVFTEIGLAIKKNSALKTTCVVSLANGYFGYLPTPAHHELGGYETWRARSSFLEVDASVKIEKAIGELLKDVLVK
- a CDS encoding glycerate kinase type-2 family protein, yielding MSRERALAIWTAAVDAVRPEPLVRAALEVEPAIRSAPRILVVGAGKAGPGMAAGLEDALTDRLDRVEGLLNVPAGMTAPLKRIRLHPARPQGVNEPTAEGVAGAEEMLRLLQSAGPDDVAVCLLSGGGSALLPAPVEGVSLADKLAVTKLLHRCGATIDEMNCVRKHLSRVKGGRLAEAFRGKLLLALIVSDVVGDPLDVIASGPTAPDPTTFADALRVLRKYDLSTSAPSAVLHHLEAGARGEFPETLKSVPACVQNRVIGSNRVALDAAKRKAEELGYRVLDLGSFVEGETRHVATAVAGIVRSIKRDTAPIPAPACVLLGGETTVTLGAHAGKGGRNLEFVAALVAKLGAEMEGVTVLSGGTDGEDGPTDAAGAVADSATLAALAEQKITADDFVQRHDAYHLFERVGGLIRSGLTGTNVMDVRVILVR
- a CDS encoding PHP-associated domain-containing protein, which gives rise to MKFDLHMHTARHSPDADSDPFELVSAAIEAGLDGIVITEHDFQWPEEELEELRKFAPQLVILAGLEVTGRGGDMLCYGLTNTSAVPKGIAWPELCREVHRQGGACVAAHPNRWGQPFEKILAEQKPELDGIEVMSNNMDPDLRARAAILLEKYPHFAQLGNSDSHQPYTVGCCCTDFDADIRTNADLVAAIRGKKGIAKVNDGHRT
- a CDS encoding sugar O-acetyltransferase encodes the protein MGTEREKMLAGELYDPLDAELARLRVRARDLLADLNATREADEAVRRRVLRELLGSGGDTVWLQPPFYCDYGSNIHLGEKVFFNFNCVLLDVCEIRIGARTLVGPAVQIYAATHPLDAELRKTREFGKPITIGSDVWIGGGAIICPGATIGDRTVIGAGSVVTGHIPAGVIAVGNPCRVVREIS